Proteins encoded in a region of the Panicum hallii strain FIL2 chromosome 3, PHallii_v3.1, whole genome shotgun sequence genome:
- the LOC112887818 gene encoding E3 ubiquitin-protein ligase ATL42-like gives MSSSPIDQLDAAAAASDGRVVTHHQPVFHGRTSSLQETRIERRPYDADAERSSRVITATLIYRPESSRSCKRARLAASSDAVLGLQEAGDGAGTPAAAECAVCLQDFAAEDKLRAMPCSHTFHQDCIFRWLLVNHVCPLCRHALPTQEQDDDEDERRRQEDAIDEIYREFYEVNDRYFGGQYLDPHYGDENHQQESMPPPPVPEEA, from the coding sequence ATGTCTTCTTCTCCGATAGATCAGTTGGACGCCGCTGCTGCCGCTTCTGACGGGCGGGTGGTCACCCACCATCAGCCGGTCTTCCATGGCCGGACGTCCTCGCTCCAGGAGACTCGCATCGAGCGGCGGCCGTACGACGCGGATGCGGAGAGGAGCTCCCGCGTGATTACCGCTACTCTGATCTACCGCCCTGAATCCAGCCGCAGCTGCAAGCGTGCTCGACTCGCCGCCTCCAGCGACGCCGTCCTGGGCCTGCAGGAGGCCGGGGACGGCGcggggacgccggcggcggcggagtgtgCCGTGTGCCTGCAGGACTTCGCGGCGGAGGACAAGCTAAGGGCGATGCCCTGCTCCCACACCTTCCATCAGGACTGCATCTTCCGCTGGCTCCTGGTCAACCATGTCTGCCCGCTCTGTCGCCACGCGCTGCCCACGCAGGAGCAGGACGACGACGAAGACGAGAGACGTCGCCAGGAGGATGCGATCGACGAAATTTatcgggagttttatgaggtcaATGATCGGTACTTTGGTGGCCAATATCTTGACCCGCATTATGGCGACGAGAATCATCAGCAGGAGAGCATGCCCCCGCCCCCGGTGCCGGAGGAGGCCTAG